In Gemmatimonadota bacterium, the following proteins share a genomic window:
- a CDS encoding response regulator, which produces MTDSARGGALSNRVIGGPETKRILVVDDEETIRLALSKFLRSRGFDAEMADAGQAALELLRQGHYSLMLCDIRMPGMSGLDLVPQARALHPDLAVIMLSAVNDVPTATESIAVGAMEYLTKPVDLQDLLAAIERVANRRDLAVEQRNVERLIASEVSRRTTDLERERSAVVASVVDSIAHLVAMHEAKDPFLSGTSLRVTALSRAIAEAMQLGEVQVEQVAIAARLHDVGKIALRESVQNKPGALSPEEYEHVKDHVRIGLEILSPLIQLREALEYVRDHHEHWDGTGYPRGVMGEQISLGGRILCCADAFIALTSRRAYRPAMSLEDTVDYLAAHAGGLLDPTVYAALQTVVSERRVLGLTAD; this is translated from the coding sequence ATGACTGATTCCGCCCGCGGCGGCGCACTGAGTAACCGGGTGATCGGCGGCCCGGAGACCAAGCGGATCCTCGTCGTCGACGACGAGGAGACGATTCGCCTCGCGCTCTCCAAGTTCCTGCGCTCGCGCGGCTTCGACGCCGAAATGGCCGACGCCGGCCAGGCAGCGCTCGAACTGCTCCGGCAGGGGCACTACTCCCTCATGCTCTGCGACATCCGGATGCCCGGGATGTCGGGGCTCGATCTGGTGCCGCAGGCGCGCGCGCTCCACCCCGACCTCGCCGTCATCATGCTGAGCGCGGTCAACGATGTCCCCACCGCCACGGAGTCCATCGCCGTGGGGGCGATGGAATACCTCACCAAACCGGTCGACCTGCAGGACCTCCTGGCCGCGATCGAACGCGTCGCCAATCGGCGCGATCTGGCCGTGGAACAACGCAACGTCGAACGACTGATCGCGAGCGAGGTCTCCCGACGCACCACGGATCTGGAGCGCGAACGGTCGGCGGTCGTGGCCTCCGTGGTGGATTCGATCGCCCATCTCGTGGCGATGCACGAAGCCAAGGACCCGTTCCTGTCCGGGACCTCGTTGCGCGTGACGGCGCTCAGCCGGGCCATCGCCGAGGCCATGCAGCTGGGTGAGGTGCAGGTGGAACAAGTTGCCATCGCCGCGCGTCTGCACGACGTGGGGAAGATCGCGCTGCGTGAATCGGTGCAGAACAAGCCGGGCGCGCTCAGTCCCGAGGAGTACGAACACGTGAAGGACCACGTGCGCATCGGGCTGGAAATCCTGTCGCCCCTCATCCAGTTGCGGGAGGCGCTGGAGTATGTGCGCGACCACCACGAGCATTGGGATGGCACCGGATATCCCCGGGGCGTGATGGGCGAGCAGATTTCGTTAGGTGGGCGCATCCTCTGTTGCGCCGACGCCTTCATCGCCCTGACTTCGCGGCGGGCCTACCGCCCCGCCATGTCGCTCGAGGACACGGTCGACTATCTCGCGGCGCATGCGGGCGGGTTGCTCGACCCCACGGTCTATGCCGCGTTGCAGACGGTGGTCAGCGAGCGTCGGGTGCTGGGGCTCACCGCGGATTGA
- a CDS encoding GAF domain-containing protein — protein sequence MTHSLRAESRVPSQDAAALLAVASRLAAAAESSDEAASILAESIVTLLSAEGCLVSSLEDGYFRVDAAAGCLSPIRGERNRVDESLALRTLQEARVIVVNDVTDDAAINTPFHAELGIRQVASAPLIAGGVAFGVLLAVNSGRGDFSDDDAVILQRVAELGSPAVRNARLLERERRSAREARALTDIVRHLNQSLEVERVFTLIAEHAADLLQGAGATVTMVDGESLRIVGAAGHAIGRFAGVLPTEGVFSGEALRRRRPVRTADLRLFPRWEQSDELLNDVAPNAVAAPLLVGDRAIGTVLVYGNPRRDFNEHEEELLQALASHAAVAVENARLYRAAARTTRHAEILAATGRTLASAVSSESVFDGIERVATELLGADGFTVYSIDVERRTAAVQHARGLGTEQVASIAPKLWVGRPGWAVENAENVILPDLQNLKDEELSEPLAGLRAAGVKSIAFLPLVADGVVRGLLVMRWLNPRHADEAEYELLTDFATHVAIALRNADLLEDLERRATRLAAVAQVQQAISRTELGEVYGEVHRAALSSIPRISVFALLLANAEHTQFLPQLIVVDGVSTGASALPSVPVGDCGASLALRDGGTHMSDAPARPWSDPVAGRSGRPPVHAEIAVPILHGEEILGVLVVQGDEARVFDDDDAAVLSLIARQAGAAIENARLFEAERQARSVAEAAASIARAALFSNSAQESGRLILAAVDSVVPSTGKALGLMGDSGETITYVSAIGTLAPLQDRVIPGRESAARLVGTRGAVLTPPLDVLASIQERDVVPAGASVVPLIAKDQLLGVLWSVPVAGARVRREQGESLGRLAAHVALAADVLLLGEEERKRRERERMLATALATMDQPVFILGLDRRVWYANAAAGREYGYSGEEIGAITFDTLVASAVPARRLGNGNLSTSSVWMAEHVHRRRDGSEFPASVMLSYIRDDAGAPVGQVMNVRNLTDERRIEEQLRQSEKLAALGELVAGVAHELNNPLAGISAFAQLLLEEKITDEQRESVRLIKREADRAVGVIRDLLIFSRKPGPTRSPIDLNEIIELTLRLRNYSLRSADVEVQVDLAPGLPRVRGDDQRLQQVLLNLIVNAEYAMQRSSIKQLGIRTEPLDQGVLLTIADTGSGMAEETRQRIFEPFFTTKPAGQGTGLGLSVSYGIVQAHGGSISVESQLGSGSLFRIYLPASGAPAPSSLSS from the coding sequence GGCAGCTGCGGAGAGTAGCGACGAGGCCGCTTCGATCCTCGCCGAGAGCATCGTGACGCTGCTGAGCGCCGAGGGGTGTCTGGTCTCGTCGCTGGAAGACGGCTACTTCCGTGTCGACGCCGCGGCGGGGTGCCTTTCCCCCATTCGCGGGGAACGCAACCGGGTCGACGAGTCGCTCGCGCTTCGCACCCTTCAGGAGGCGCGCGTCATCGTCGTCAACGACGTCACGGACGACGCGGCCATCAACACCCCGTTCCACGCCGAGTTGGGGATTCGGCAGGTGGCGTCGGCCCCACTCATCGCCGGCGGCGTGGCATTCGGCGTCCTCCTGGCGGTCAACAGCGGGCGGGGCGACTTCAGCGATGACGATGCCGTCATCCTGCAGCGCGTCGCCGAGCTGGGGTCACCGGCCGTTCGCAATGCACGACTCCTCGAGCGAGAGCGGCGCAGCGCGCGCGAGGCCCGGGCCCTCACCGACATCGTCCGCCACCTCAACCAATCGCTCGAGGTGGAGCGCGTCTTCACCCTCATCGCCGAACACGCCGCCGACCTGCTGCAAGGGGCCGGCGCCACGGTGACGATGGTCGACGGCGAGTCGCTGCGCATCGTGGGAGCTGCCGGACACGCGATCGGACGCTTTGCCGGAGTCCTCCCAACCGAGGGCGTCTTCAGCGGCGAGGCGCTCCGCCGGCGCCGCCCGGTGCGCACCGCCGACCTGCGCCTCTTTCCCCGCTGGGAACAGTCGGACGAGCTGTTGAACGACGTCGCCCCCAATGCGGTCGCCGCCCCGCTCCTGGTGGGCGACCGGGCCATCGGTACGGTGCTCGTCTACGGCAACCCGCGCCGCGACTTCAACGAGCACGAGGAAGAGCTGTTGCAGGCCCTCGCCTCGCACGCCGCGGTGGCCGTGGAAAACGCGCGGCTGTATCGCGCCGCGGCGCGCACCACCCGTCACGCCGAGATCCTCGCCGCCACGGGACGCACCCTCGCCTCGGCAGTGTCGTCGGAGAGCGTCTTTGACGGAATCGAACGCGTGGCCACCGAGCTGTTGGGCGCCGACGGCTTCACCGTCTACTCGATCGACGTCGAGCGGCGCACTGCCGCGGTCCAGCATGCCCGCGGACTCGGAACCGAACAGGTCGCGTCGATCGCCCCCAAGCTCTGGGTGGGGCGTCCCGGATGGGCGGTGGAGAACGCCGAGAACGTGATCCTCCCCGACCTGCAGAACCTGAAAGACGAGGAGCTGTCGGAGCCGCTCGCCGGACTGCGCGCGGCAGGGGTGAAGTCGATCGCCTTTCTCCCCTTGGTGGCCGACGGCGTCGTGCGCGGGCTCCTCGTGATGCGCTGGCTCAACCCGCGTCATGCGGACGAAGCCGAGTACGAACTGCTGACCGACTTCGCGACGCACGTTGCCATCGCGCTGCGAAACGCCGACCTGCTGGAAGACCTCGAGCGCCGCGCCACGCGACTCGCCGCGGTCGCCCAGGTGCAGCAGGCCATTTCGCGTACCGAGCTGGGGGAGGTGTATGGCGAAGTCCATCGCGCTGCGCTCTCGTCCATCCCGCGCATCTCGGTCTTCGCCCTCCTGCTCGCCAACGCCGAACACACGCAGTTCCTCCCGCAACTCATCGTCGTCGACGGGGTCAGCACGGGGGCTTCGGCGCTCCCCAGCGTGCCGGTGGGCGATTGTGGTGCCTCGCTCGCGCTGCGCGATGGCGGGACGCACATGAGCGACGCCCCCGCGCGGCCGTGGTCCGATCCGGTCGCCGGCCGTTCGGGACGCCCACCGGTGCACGCGGAGATCGCGGTCCCCATCCTGCACGGCGAGGAGATTCTCGGTGTCCTCGTGGTGCAGGGCGATGAGGCGAGAGTCTTCGACGACGACGACGCCGCGGTCCTGTCGCTCATCGCCCGGCAGGCTGGCGCCGCGATCGAGAATGCGCGCCTCTTCGAGGCAGAACGGCAGGCCCGATCGGTCGCCGAGGCGGCCGCTTCCATCGCGCGCGCCGCCCTGTTCTCCAACTCGGCGCAGGAGTCGGGGCGGCTGATTCTCGCCGCGGTCGACTCGGTCGTCCCGTCGACCGGCAAGGCGTTGGGTCTCATGGGGGACAGCGGCGAGACCATCACCTACGTCAGCGCCATCGGGACACTCGCCCCACTGCAGGATCGCGTCATCCCGGGGCGCGAGAGTGCGGCGCGCCTCGTCGGGACGCGTGGCGCCGTGCTCACCCCTCCCCTCGACGTGCTCGCGTCTATTCAGGAGCGCGACGTGGTGCCGGCCGGGGCGTCGGTCGTCCCGCTCATCGCCAAGGACCAGCTCCTCGGCGTGCTGTGGAGCGTCCCGGTCGCGGGGGCGCGGGTGCGGCGTGAGCAGGGCGAGTCGCTGGGGCGGCTGGCGGCGCACGTGGCGCTGGCGGCCGACGTGCTGTTGCTCGGCGAGGAGGAGCGGAAGCGGCGCGAGCGCGAGCGCATGCTCGCCACCGCGCTGGCCACGATGGATCAGCCAGTGTTCATCCTCGGTCTCGACCGTCGCGTGTGGTACGCCAACGCGGCGGCGGGGCGCGAGTACGGCTACAGCGGCGAGGAGATCGGCGCGATCACTTTCGACACCCTCGTGGCGTCGGCCGTCCCCGCGCGCCGGTTGGGGAACGGCAACCTGTCGACGTCGAGCGTGTGGATGGCCGAGCACGTGCACCGGCGGCGCGACGGGTCGGAGTTTCCGGCGTCGGTCATGCTGAGCTACATCCGCGACGATGCCGGGGCCCCGGTGGGGCAGGTGATGAACGTCCGCAACCTCACCGACGAGCGGCGCATCGAGGAGCAGCTGCGGCAGAGCGAGAAACTCGCCGCGTTAGGCGAACTGGTGGCCGGCGTGGCCCACGAACTCAACAACCCGCTCGCCGGCATCTCGGCCTTTGCCCAGCTGCTCCTGGAGGAGAAGATCACCGACGAGCAGCGGGAATCGGTGCGGCTCATCAAGCGCGAGGCCGACCGCGCCGTCGGGGTCATTCGCGACCTCCTGATCTTCTCGCGCAAGCCGGGGCCGACCCGATCGCCCATCGACCTCAACGAGATCATCGAGCTGACCCTACGCCTCCGCAACTACTCGTTACGCAGCGCCGATGTGGAGGTGCAGGTGGACCTGGCGCCCGGGCTCCCGCGTGTCCGCGGAGACGATCAACGGCTGCAGCAGGTGCTGCTGAACCTGATCGTCAACGCGGAGTACGCCATGCAGCGATCGAGCATCAAGCAGCTCGGCATCCGGACCGAACCGCTGGATCAGGGGGTTCTCCTGACAATCGCCGATACTGGTTCGGGTATGGCAGAAGAAACCCGGCAGCGCATCTTTGAACCCTTCTTCACCACCAAGCCGGCTGGACAAGGGACGGGCCTTGGCCTCAGTGTGTCCTATGGTATCGTGCAAGCACACGGCGGGAGCATTTCCGTGGAGAGCCAACTCGGGTCGGGCTCCCTCTTCCGCATCTATCTCCCGGCATCGGGGGCGCCCGCTCCCTCCTCCCTCTCGTCATGA
- a CDS encoding PAS domain-containing protein has product MPDFARQVLDALPLTVYTIDLEGRITSANRSWSQFARDNGAPALATEASVCGQSLWSSIADASYRDQLQQAMELLRTGKAPRVSWEFPCSSPEEERVFLMQITPLRDVGHRVTGYVFSTVDITPSHRSREALIDTGLALSRTIDLDRVFYEVGHQLRRAVRGEAFAVLLVREHDGALERSYGVGYEETGPALDLRLTPLAHAAIEKVDVVAHATHGGVELAAPMAGGERTIGAMTVWIEGEPTRHEIEEAQRVLATLAAQTAVAIERARLVQRVGHKRRLEAIGEVATGVAHELRNPLFGISSAAQLLRFRAKDDPVVEKNVGRILREVERLNRMVTSLLEYGRPKPIVLTPGDPDAVWDDLLDGQRGLLESRALSLTRVRPAPAVACRIDPEQLAQVFLNVLVNAVDHAPEGSDLVMQSSLVANGAWRFRLTNAGPAVPADVLARVFEIFYSNKPGGTGIGLALCQRIVEEHDGEISLDSTPEHGTTVTITLPGVVA; this is encoded by the coding sequence ATGCCGGACTTCGCACGCCAGGTCCTCGACGCCCTCCCTCTCACCGTCTACACCATCGATCTGGAGGGGCGCATCACGAGTGCCAATCGCTCGTGGTCCCAGTTCGCTCGAGATAACGGCGCCCCTGCACTCGCCACCGAAGCCTCCGTCTGCGGGCAGTCGCTCTGGAGCTCGATCGCCGATGCGTCCTATCGCGACCAATTGCAGCAGGCGATGGAGCTCCTGCGAACCGGCAAGGCGCCACGTGTGAGTTGGGAGTTTCCGTGCAGCTCGCCTGAGGAAGAGCGGGTCTTCCTCATGCAGATCACGCCGCTGCGCGACGTCGGCCACCGAGTGACCGGCTATGTCTTTTCCACCGTCGACATCACCCCCAGTCATCGGTCCCGTGAAGCGCTGATCGACACCGGACTCGCCCTCTCACGCACCATCGACCTCGATCGCGTGTTCTACGAGGTCGGCCATCAACTGCGGCGCGCCGTGAGGGGTGAAGCCTTCGCCGTCCTCCTGGTCCGCGAGCACGACGGCGCGTTGGAGCGCAGCTACGGCGTGGGGTACGAGGAGACCGGCCCGGCACTCGATCTCCGCCTCACGCCGCTCGCGCACGCCGCAATCGAGAAGGTCGACGTGGTCGCGCACGCCACCCACGGCGGCGTCGAACTCGCTGCCCCCATGGCCGGCGGGGAACGTACCATCGGGGCCATGACCGTCTGGATCGAGGGCGAGCCCACGCGCCACGAGATCGAGGAGGCCCAGCGCGTCCTCGCCACCCTCGCCGCGCAGACCGCGGTCGCCATCGAACGCGCCCGCCTCGTGCAGCGCGTCGGACACAAGCGTCGCCTGGAGGCCATCGGGGAAGTCGCCACCGGCGTCGCTCACGAGCTGCGGAACCCGCTCTTCGGCATCTCGTCGGCCGCCCAGCTCCTGCGCTTTCGCGCCAAGGACGACCCCGTCGTCGAGAAGAACGTGGGACGCATCCTCCGCGAGGTCGAACGCCTCAACCGGATGGTCACCTCGCTGCTTGAGTACGGACGCCCCAAGCCCATCGTCCTCACCCCCGGCGACCCCGACGCCGTCTGGGACGATCTCCTGGACGGGCAGCGCGGTCTTCTGGAATCGCGGGCGCTCTCGCTCACCCGCGTACGCCCCGCCCCCGCCGTCGCCTGCCGCATCGACCCGGAACAGCTCGCCCAGGTCTTCCTGAACGTGCTGGTCAACGCGGTCGATCATGCGCCAGAGGGAAGCGACCTGGTCATGCAGTCGTCGCTGGTCGCGAACGGCGCCTGGCGCTTCCGCCTCACCAACGCCGGCCCCGCCGTCCCCGCCGACGTCCTCGCCCGGGTCTTCGAGATCTTCTATTCCAACAAGCCGGGTGGCACCGGCATCGGACTCGCCCTCTGCCAGCGCATCGTCGAGGAGCACGACGGCGAGATTAGCTTGGACTCGACCCCGGAGCACGGCACGACGGTGACGATCACGCTCCCCGGCGTGGTCGCCTAG